The following proteins are co-located in the Ensifer sp. WSM1721 genome:
- a CDS encoding methylglyoxal synthase has translation MADRKCLALIAHDQKKDDLAAFAKANEAVLSKWKIVATGTTGGRVLDVCPGLDITRLKSGPLGGDQQIGALIATGDVDCLIFFVDPLTPMPHDVDVKALMRLAIVYDIPMALNRATAEELIAFRRN, from the coding sequence ATGGCAGATCGGAAATGTCTCGCCCTGATCGCCCATGATCAGAAGAAGGATGACCTCGCCGCCTTCGCCAAGGCGAACGAGGCGGTCCTGTCCAAGTGGAAGATCGTCGCGACGGGAACGACCGGCGGCCGCGTCCTCGACGTCTGCCCCGGGCTCGACATCACGCGGCTGAAGAGCGGTCCGCTCGGCGGCGACCAGCAGATCGGCGCGCTGATCGCGACGGGCGACGTGGACTGCCTTATCTTCTTCGTCGATCCGCTGACGCCGATGCCGCACGATGTCGACGTCAAGGCGCTGATGCGGCTCGCGATCGTCTACGACATCCCCATGGCGCTCAATCGCGCGACCGCCGAAGAGTTGATCGCCTTCAGGCGCAACTGA
- a CDS encoding 2,3-bisphosphoglycerate-dependent phosphoglycerate mutase yields MSGTLVLVRHGQSDWNLKNLFTGWRDPDLTELGIEEAKAGGKALAEYGIKFDVAFTSALIRAQRTCQLVLDAVGQSSLETIRDQALNERDYGDLSGLNKDDARAKWGEEQVHIWRRSYDVPPPGGESLRDTGARVWPYYLTDILPRVLSGEKVLVAAHGNSLRSLVMVLDRLTKEQILKLNLATGVPMVYKLKADSTVASKEVLGDMSGAH; encoded by the coding sequence ATGAGCGGCACCCTCGTCCTTGTTCGGCACGGCCAGAGCGACTGGAACCTGAAGAACCTCTTCACCGGCTGGCGCGATCCTGACCTCACCGAGCTCGGCATCGAGGAGGCAAAGGCCGGCGGCAAGGCACTCGCCGAATACGGCATCAAATTCGACGTCGCCTTCACCTCCGCCCTTATCCGCGCACAACGCACTTGCCAGCTCGTGCTCGATGCCGTCGGCCAATCGTCGTTGGAAACGATCCGCGACCAGGCGCTGAACGAGCGCGACTACGGCGATCTTTCCGGCCTCAACAAGGACGATGCGCGTGCGAAGTGGGGCGAGGAGCAGGTGCACATCTGGCGCCGCTCCTACGACGTGCCGCCGCCCGGCGGCGAAAGCCTGCGCGATACCGGCGCCCGCGTCTGGCCCTATTATCTCACCGACATCCTGCCGCGCGTGCTCTCCGGCGAGAAGGTGCTGGTCGCCGCCCACGGCAACTCCCTGCGCTCGCTCGTCATGGTGCTCGATCGGCTGACCAAGGAACAGATCCTCAAGCTCAACCTCGCGACCGGCGTGCCGATGGTCTACAAGCTGAAGGCGGATTCGACCGTCGCCTCCAAGGAAGTGCTCGGGGATATGTCCGGCGCGCATTGA
- a CDS encoding ABC transporter ATP-binding protein has product MNAKDRNQRAVDSETITGILRRVIAENGRDHIRGYAFAIACLVVVAATTGFTAWIMETVINEAFANRRADIVLVICVAIFAAFVLRGLATYGQAVALSKIGNNIVARYQRRLYAHLMALSVGYFHEQRSAQLAAKISQNVGGIRDVLNMTVTSIARDFLTLVGLVGVMFSKDWLLSLIVFFVAPPLLLGLRYISKRLRLATREAVEVNSRVLGAMQETIQGITIVKAFTMEEELRRKVEAIIERAENRANRIARLSERTAPMTETFAGFAISSVLAYAAFRAIYSNIPPGAFFAFVTALLMAYDPARRLARLQVSLERAVVNARMIYEILDTVPHQRDRPDATELKLGEATVELREVRFAYGNGEEILKGVSFRAEGGKTTALVGPSGAGKSTIISLIPRFYDPHAGEIVIDGQNIAGVTKQSLRNGLAYVSQQPYLFEGSIRDNIRYGRPEATDAEVEEAARLAYAHDFILAQPEGYDTPVGEHGITLSGGQRQRLSIARALVRDAPILLLDEATSALDTESEAAVQKALEQAMSGRTVIVIAHRLSTVVNADKIVVMKDGTVVEEGTHEELARRPDGLYARLHNLQGSADTPAEAQIL; this is encoded by the coding sequence TTGAACGCCAAGGATAGAAACCAGCGCGCAGTCGATTCCGAAACAATCACCGGAATCCTGCGGCGCGTCATCGCCGAAAACGGCCGCGACCACATCCGGGGCTATGCCTTCGCCATCGCATGCCTTGTCGTGGTGGCGGCAACGACGGGCTTCACCGCCTGGATCATGGAAACGGTGATCAACGAGGCCTTCGCCAACCGGCGCGCGGACATCGTGCTGGTGATCTGCGTTGCGATCTTCGCCGCCTTCGTTCTCCGGGGCCTTGCGACCTACGGGCAGGCCGTTGCGCTTTCGAAGATCGGCAACAACATAGTCGCGCGTTATCAGCGACGCCTTTATGCGCACCTGATGGCGCTCAGCGTCGGCTATTTCCATGAGCAGCGCTCCGCCCAACTTGCCGCCAAGATCAGCCAGAACGTCGGCGGTATCCGCGACGTGCTCAACATGACGGTGACGTCGATCGCCCGTGACTTCCTGACGCTGGTCGGCCTGGTCGGCGTCATGTTCAGCAAGGACTGGCTCCTGTCGCTGATCGTCTTCTTCGTGGCTCCGCCGCTGCTCCTTGGCCTGCGCTACATCTCCAAGCGTCTGCGCCTGGCGACGCGCGAGGCGGTCGAGGTCAACAGCCGCGTCCTGGGTGCGATGCAGGAGACCATCCAGGGCATCACCATCGTCAAGGCCTTTACGATGGAGGAGGAGCTGCGCCGCAAGGTCGAGGCGATCATCGAGCGCGCCGAAAACCGCGCCAACCGCATCGCCCGCCTCAGCGAGCGCACGGCGCCGATGACCGAGACCTTCGCCGGCTTCGCGATCTCGAGCGTGCTCGCCTACGCGGCTTTCCGCGCGATCTATAGCAATATCCCGCCGGGCGCCTTCTTCGCCTTCGTCACCGCGCTCCTCATGGCCTACGACCCGGCCCGGCGCCTGGCGCGCCTGCAGGTTTCGCTTGAGCGGGCCGTGGTCAATGCGCGGATGATCTACGAGATTCTCGACACGGTGCCGCATCAGCGTGACCGGCCCGACGCGACCGAACTCAAGCTCGGCGAGGCGACGGTCGAGCTGCGCGAGGTGCGCTTCGCCTACGGCAACGGCGAGGAAATCCTCAAAGGAGTCAGCTTCCGGGCGGAGGGCGGCAAGACGACGGCGCTCGTCGGTCCGTCCGGCGCCGGCAAGTCGACGATCATCAGCCTCATCCCGCGCTTCTATGATCCGCACGCGGGCGAAATCGTCATCGACGGCCAGAATATCGCCGGCGTCACCAAGCAGTCGCTGCGCAACGGCCTCGCCTATGTCTCTCAGCAGCCCTATCTTTTCGAGGGTTCGATCCGGGACAACATCCGTTATGGCCGGCCGGAGGCGACGGATGCGGAAGTCGAGGAAGCGGCGCGGCTTGCCTACGCGCATGATTTCATCCTGGCGCAGCCGGAGGGATACGACACGCCCGTCGGCGAACATGGCATCACGCTTTCGGGCGGCCAGCGCCAGCGCCTGTCGATCGCTCGTGCGCTCGTGCGCGATGCGCCCATTCTGCTTCTGGACGAGGCTACTTCGGCGCTCGACACCGAGTCGGAGGCGGCCGTGCAGAAGGCGCTCGAGCAGGCGATGAGCGGCCGCACAGTCATCGTCATCGCTCACAGGCTCTCCACCGTCGTCAACGCGGACAAGATCGTCGTCATGAAGGACGGCACCGTCGTCGAGGAGGGCACGCACGAGGAGCTTGCGCGGCGTCCGGACGGTCTCTACGCTCGCCTGCACAATCTTCAGGGCAGCGCCGACACGCCCGCCGAGGCCCAAATCCTGTAG
- a CDS encoding glucokinase: protein MLNASDPSFPFPILIGDIGGTNARFALLVDVDALPQQLPPIKTGDFATIEEAMQKCILDKTPVRPRSAILAVAGPIKSDEIPLTNAGWVIRPKDMLASLRLEDVLIINDFEAQALAIATPAEGDVVQIGGGSVRAMSSRVVLGPGTGLGVAGLVFAQNTWIPVPGEGGHVDIGPRTERDFRIWPFLEPIEGRMAGEQILCGRGIMNLYRAVCAANGEEPALADQAEVTTSALTGSDAAAVETVSLFSTYLGRVAGDMALIFMARGGVFLSGGISQKILPALMKPEFRVAFEDKAPHSALMRTIPSFAVIHPMAALSGLAAFARAPSDFGVAMEGRRWRS, encoded by the coding sequence ATGCTCAATGCGAGTGACCCCAGCTTTCCCTTTCCGATATTGATCGGCGATATCGGCGGCACGAATGCCCGCTTCGCGTTGCTTGTCGATGTTGATGCCTTGCCGCAGCAGCTTCCGCCGATCAAGACCGGGGATTTCGCGACCATCGAGGAAGCGATGCAGAAATGCATCCTCGACAAGACCCCGGTCAGGCCGCGCTCGGCGATCCTCGCGGTGGCCGGGCCGATCAAGAGCGACGAGATCCCGCTCACCAATGCAGGCTGGGTCATCCGGCCGAAGGACATGCTGGCGAGCCTCCGGCTCGAGGACGTGCTGATCATCAATGACTTCGAGGCTCAGGCGCTCGCGATCGCCACGCCGGCCGAGGGGGACGTCGTGCAGATTGGCGGCGGCAGCGTCCGCGCGATGAGTTCCCGCGTCGTCCTCGGCCCCGGGACCGGTCTCGGTGTCGCGGGGCTTGTCTTCGCGCAAAACACCTGGATTCCGGTGCCCGGCGAGGGCGGCCATGTCGACATCGGACCGCGCACCGAACGCGATTTCCGCATATGGCCTTTCCTCGAGCCGATCGAGGGGCGCATGGCGGGCGAGCAGATCCTATGCGGCCGCGGCATCATGAATCTCTATCGCGCGGTCTGCGCCGCCAATGGCGAGGAGCCTGCTCTCGCGGATCAGGCCGAAGTGACGACGAGCGCGCTTACGGGCAGCGATGCGGCGGCAGTCGAGACCGTGTCGCTCTTCTCGACCTATCTTGGGCGCGTTGCCGGCGATATGGCTTTGATCTTCATGGCGCGTGGTGGCGTGTTCCTCTCCGGCGGCATTTCTCAGAAGATCTTGCCGGCGCTGATGAAGCCCGAATTCCGTGTCGCCTTCGAGGACAAGGCGCCGCATTCGGCGCTGATGCGGACGATTCCGAGCTTTGCCGTCATTCATCCGATGGCGGCGCTCTCCGGCCTTGCCGCCTTCGCACGTGCGCCGAGCGACTTCGGTGTTGCAATGGAGGGACGGCGCTGGAGAAGCTAA
- the dapB gene encoding 4-hydroxy-tetrahydrodipicolinate reductase, producing MSETDMKLVVVGAAGRMGQTLIRIVHEMDGVRLHAAIGRPGSPVIGRDAGEIAGLGPIGVPVTDKPLEAFLDAEGVLDFTSPATSVEFAALAAQARIVHVIGTTGCSAEDDAKILAAARHARIIRSGNMSLGVNLLGVLTEKAARALPAAGWDIEILEMHHKHKVDAPSGTALLLGEAAAKGRGISLAQHSVRVRDGHTGARSRGTIGFASLRGGSVVGEHSVILAGEGEMVTLSHSATDRSIFARGAVAAALWGRGRKPGFYTMLDVLGLN from the coding sequence ATGAGCGAAACGGACATGAAGCTCGTGGTGGTCGGCGCGGCTGGCCGTATGGGCCAAACGCTGATCCGGATCGTTCATGAGATGGACGGCGTGCGTCTCCACGCCGCAATCGGGCGCCCCGGCTCGCCCGTCATCGGCCGCGACGCAGGCGAGATCGCGGGGCTTGGGCCGATCGGCGTCCCCGTCACCGACAAGCCGCTCGAAGCCTTCCTCGATGCCGAAGGCGTGCTCGATTTCACGTCGCCCGCGACCTCCGTCGAATTTGCCGCGCTCGCGGCGCAGGCGCGCATCGTCCATGTCATCGGCACGACCGGCTGCTCGGCGGAGGACGATGCGAAGATTCTCGCCGCCGCCCGCCATGCCCGCATCATCAGGTCCGGCAATATGAGCCTCGGCGTCAACCTGCTCGGCGTCCTCACGGAAAAGGCGGCGCGCGCGCTTCCGGCCGCCGGATGGGACATTGAGATCCTCGAAATGCATCACAAGCACAAGGTCGACGCGCCATCGGGCACGGCGCTGCTTCTCGGCGAGGCGGCGGCGAAGGGACGCGGCATCTCCCTCGCGCAACATTCGGTGCGCGTGCGCGACGGCCATACCGGCGCGCGGTCTCGAGGAACGATCGGCTTTGCCTCGCTGCGCGGCGGTTCGGTCGTCGGCGAGCACTCCGTCATCCTCGCCGGCGAGGGTGAGATGGTGACGCTCTCGCACAGCGCCACGGATCGCTCGATCTTCGCGCGCGGCGCGGTCGCCGCCGCCCTCTGGGGCCGCGGCCGGAAGCCGGGCTTCTATACCATGCTCGACGTTCTCGGGCTCAACTGA